In Nocardia sp. NBC_01327, the genomic stretch CAACCGATCTGGAATGCCAGGTCGGCGCGAACGAAGCCCCCGCCCCGCACCCACTCCTACAGTGCCGCGATATTCGATGAGCTCCTTCGCGATCACCTCGGAACCCCGCTCGACCGAACCCCGGCCGAACCGGAAATAAGCGGACAACGGTGACTTCCGGTTCGGCCGTGCGAGGCCCGAAAGGTCCGGATCGAGTGGCAAGCTGTATTTGCCCAGTTTCCGGATATTAAGGAGGCCACTTCGATGGAAACCGGCTCGAAAAACTGGGGGGCCCGCGTCGATTCTGCCGCGCGGGCCCCGACCGGTCCGTCGGTCCTGGTCGACGATCTGCCGTTCGCGGTCGATCGGGAGTCGGCGGTGCCGCTGGCTGTGCAGGTGGCGGATGGGCTGCGGGGGGCGGCTACGACGGGGACGCTGCGGGGTGGGGACAGGTTGCCCTCGTCACGGGAGTTGGCCACCCGGCTCCGGGTGAGCCGGACGGTGGTCACCGCCGCGTACGACCAATTGCATGCGGAGGGGTGGTTGCGCGGGCGGCACGGCTCGGGGACCTATCTGACCGCTTCGCCGCAGCCGGTGGCCGAGCGGGCGACGGCTGGGCAGCGGGCGAATCCGCTCAGCGGACTGCTGGATCTGGGTGCGGGCGCGCCGTGCATCGAGACCATCGATCGGGCGGCGTGGCGGCGGGCGTGGCGCACGGCCTCGGACCGAACTCCCCTGGTGCGCAAGGATCGTGCGGGTGAGCCCGACTATCGGGAGGCGGTGGCCGAGCATCTGCTGCGACACCGCGGGCTGGGCGCGGGCGGCAGCAGCGCGGTACTGGCCACCTCCGGAACCAGTTCCGCGGTGGCCGAACTCGCGGCGGCCCTGCTGCGGCCGGGAGATGTGGTGGCCTTCGAGGATCCGGGCTACACCCGCGCCTCCGGCGCCTTCACCGCGGCCGGAGTGCGGCTGGTCCCCATCCCCGTCGATGCGGACGGACTGCGCGTGGATCTGCTGCCACCCGATACCAAAGCGGTGTATTGCACTCCCGCACACCAATTCCCGCTCGGCGCACGCATGCCCGCCGCCCGCCGCATCGAGCTCATCGAATTCGCCCGCCGCACCGGCGCTCTCGTCATCGAGGACGATTACGACGGCGAATTGCGTTACGACACCGCCCCTTTGCCGCTGCTCGCGACCCTCGCACCGGAGTACGTCGTCCATCTGGGCACCACCAGCAAGATCCTCACCCCCACCCTGGGCATCGGCTGGCTGGTCGCCGCCCCGAACGTGGTCGATGCCGTGCTCGCCCATCGCGAACTCACCGGCACCGGCCCGGCCCCCGCCGGTCAGCAGGTTGTCGCCGCCTTCGCGCGGCACGGCGATCTGGCTCGCCACCTGCGCCGGCTGCGCCGGGAGATGCGGCTCCGCCGCGCCCTGGTCGTCGACGAACTGCGCGGCCACGGCCTGCGGGTGAGCGGTGATGACGCGGGCTCGCACCTGGTGGTCCCGCTGGACTCGGCCACCCAGGAGGACCGGGCCATCGCCGCCGCCCGCGAGGCAGGCGTCTATCTGGACGGCCTGGGCCGCCACCACCTCGGCACCCGACACACCTTCGGCATCGCGCTCGGTTATGCCGCCCTGTCCAGGGCAGACCTGCCGGTCGCGGTGCGCTCGGCGGGGCTCGCGCTGGCGCGGGTCGTACACTCGAGCCCATGAGCGAACAGGACATCCTCGCGCGTATCAAAACCCTGGTAGATCAGGAGCATGAGCTCCGCTCCCAGAGCAGTCAGGGCGAGATCGACCCGGAGACCGAGCGTCGCCAGCTCGCCGAACTCGAGGTCATGCTCGACCAGTGCTGGGATCTGCTGCGCCAGCGCCGCGCCCGCCTCGACCAGGGCCGCAACCCCAACGAGGCGCAGCCCAACTCGGCGCATCAGGTCGAGGGCTACCTGCAGTAGGCGCCGCACGGCCGGGCCGAATTTGTCATATTGCCCGGCCGCACGCACCGCTACCATCGGTAAATGGTGGCAACGACAGACATCACGACCGCTGACGGCATTGTCCGCGGTTCCGAGGGCCGCCGCGTGTCACGCTGGCGGTCCATCCCTTTTGCGGCGCCCCCGGTGGGTGATTTCCGATTCCGGGCGCCGCAGCCCGTCCAGCCGTGGAGCGGGGTGCGCGACGCCACCGAATTCGGTTTCGCCGCAATGCAGCATCGCCGCGGCGCGCAGATCGGCCCGCGCCAGCAGCAGCCGACCGGTGAGGACTGCCTGACCCTCAATATCACCGCACCCAAGACGCCCTCGGCCAAACCGCGGCCGGTCATGGTGTTCATTCACGGCGGCGGCTATTTCATCGGCACCTCCGCGCTGGGTTTGTATTCCGGCTCCCGGCTGGCGCTGCGCGGCGATGTGATCGTGGTGTCGCTGAACTATCGACTCGGCGCGTTCGGATATGTCGATTTCAGCGAATTCTCCACGGCCGCACACCCGTTCGATACCAATCTTGGCCTGCGCGATCAGGTCGCGGCGCTGGAGTGGGTGCAGCGCAATATCGCCGCCTTCGGCGGTGATCCGGCCAATGTGACGATCTTCGGCGAATCCGCCGGTGCGCACGCGGTCCTCGCGCTCATGGCCGCGCCTGCCGCCGCGGGGCTCTTCCACCGGGGCATCGCGCAGAGTCCGCCCGCCGATTGGGGGCCCACGCAGGCCGATGCGAAACTCTTCGCGCGCCGCTGCCTCGACAAGCTCGGAGCAGCCCCCGGCGATGCCGCCGAAGCCCTGATTTCGGCCAGCCCCAACGATATTCGCCGTGCGGTCGACACCGCCCTCAACGAGGTGATGCACACCCAGCCCGGCCTGTTCCCCGCCGCGCCGCAGATCGACGGCGACTTCCTGCCGCAATCGATCACCGACGCGTTCACCAGCGGTAGCGCGCACCCGGTGCCCTTGATCATCGGCACCAATCGGGACGAGGCCACGCTCTTCGTCCGCTTCGACGACACCCTCCCCACCACCCCCGATCGCATGCGCTGGCTGCTGCGGCAGGCGGGCGACGGCGCCGAATCCCGGGTCATCGCGGCCTATCCCGGCTTCCCCGGCCGTAAGGTCACCGTCCGCATGGGCGGCGATTTCACCTTCTGGCGGCCCTCGCTCGCGATCATGGAGGCGCACAGCCGCTACGCCCCGACCTACGCCTATCGCTTCGACTTCGCCCCGCGCGCAGTGCAACTCGCGGGTTTCGGGGCCACCCACGCCCTCGATCTGCTCCCGGTCTTCGGCGCCACCGACACGCCCGTCGGCCGGGCGCTCACGGCGGCCGGCGGCGGCCGCGGCTTCCGCGCGGTGACCCGGCAATTCCAGGACAACTGGCTCTCCTTCGCCCGCACCGGAGCGCCCCTGTCGAACTGGCCCGCGTACACCGAGGACCGGCGCGCCACCATGATCATCGACAGCCCGCAGCGCGTGGAGAACGACCCCGAGAAGGCGAAACGTCTTGCCTGGCAAGGGATTCACGTCCCCGCGCTGGTCTGAACTACTTGAGTAGTCGCGACATCCGGCGGTCGGCGAGGATCTTGCCGCCGGTTTGGCAGGTCGCGCAGTACTGGAACGACTTGTCCACGTAGGCGACCTCCCGGACGGTGTCACCGCAGACCGGACAGGGGAGGCCGGTGCGTCCGTGCACCTGCATACCGGAGCGCTTCTCGCCCTTGAGCCGAGCCGCATCCTGCCCGACCGAGCGCGCTATGGCGTCGGAGAGCGAGGCGCGCATAGCGGAGTACAGCCGTCCCACCTGCTCCGGATCCAATCCCGAGGACGTCGCGAACGGCGAGAGCTTGGCCGTATGCAGAATCTCGTCGGAGTAGGCATTGCCGATGCCCGCCAGCACCGTCTGATCGGTGAGCGCGTTCTTGATCCGCTGCGAGGTGCCCTTGAGCAGCTCCGCGAATTCGGGCTCACTCACGGCCATGGCATCGGGCCCGAGCCGGGCGATGCTGGGCACCAGCTGCGGATCGGCAACAACCCACACCGCCAGCCGCTTCTTGGTCCCCGCCTCGGTGAGATCGAATGCCGGGGTATCCCCCTCCGGCGTGAAGAAGTGCACCCGCAGCGCCAGCGGCCCCTTACCCGGCTTCGGCGGCGAAGCACTCGGCTGATCGATCCATCGCAGCCACCCGCCCCGCGACAGATGGGTGATCAACCACAGCCCGTCACAATCCAATCCGAGATGCTTGCCCCAGTGCCCCGCCCCCGTGACATCACGCCCCGACAGCGCGGTCACCGGCGGATCGAAAGTCTTCAGCACACTGAGCGCCGCCACATCGACCCGTCCCACAACCGCGCCCACCGCATGCACGCCCAAAAACTGCTCGAGCGCCACAATCTCCGGCAATTCAGGCACCCCCGCAGCCTACCCACGCCCCCCGACAACCGCGCTCAGCCACAGCGCGGCTGTTCCCGAAATGTGGCAGCCCGGCTGGTCCGGCCGGGCCCTACCCGTTACGACGCAGCAGGTAGGTATCCATGATCCAGCCCTTGGCTTCCCGCAGGGCGGCGCGGCGGCGGGTGATGCGGCCCTCGACAATTCGCAGCGGGCCCTCGATGACGGTCTCGTCCGGCATCCCGAGATAGGCGCCCCACCAGATGTAGATGTCGTCGCCGGGCACCTGGGTGAAAGAGCAGTCGCTGTCGAGCATGACGAGTGTCGACTGTCCCGAGGCCAGGCCCTCGTCGCGCAGCCGCCGCCCGGTGGTGATGTGCAGCGGCTCGCCGATCTCGTGCAGCACCATGCGGTGTGCGGCGGCCAGCGCCTGCACGCTGGTGATTCCGGGGATCACCTCGTATTCGAAACCGACCCGGCCGCGCTCGAGCACCCGCTCGACCACGCGCAGCGTGCTGTCGTACAGCGACGGGTCACCCCAGACGAGAATCGCGCCCACCCCGCCGGTGTCGGCGAAGGACTGTTCGAGCAGCGCGGCGCGCGCCTCGTGCCAGTCCTCGACCACACCCCGGTAGGCCGTATCGGCCCCGGTCCCCGGCACGCTCCGATCCCGGGGTGGATCCGGGATCTGCACCATCCGGTGGGGTTGGTCCGCGTACTCGGCCACGATGGCGGCGCGCACATCGGTCAGTTCCTGTTTTTCGGCGCCCTTGCCGATGAGAAAGAACACGTCCGTCCGGCGCATGGCCTTGACGGCCTGCACCGTCACCTGGTCCGGATCGCCGGCGCCGATTCCGATCACATAGAGCTTCCGCACAGCGCCTCAGCATGCCAGGCGCGGTGATGCGTAAGCTTGTCAGGCGTGAGCAGCGACCCTCGAGACCCGCAGAGCACGGCCCCCCGTGACACCCAGTACGAGGATCTTCTGAAACTGGTGCTGGAATCCGGCACCCCGAAGGCGGATCGGACCGGCACCGGGACCCGCAGCATTTTCGGACACCAGTTGCGCTACGACCTTTCGCAGGGTTTCCCGCTGATCACCACCAAGAAGGTGCATCTGAAATCCATCGTCTACGAGTTGCTGTGGTTCCTGCGCGGTGATTCGAATGTGGGATGGCTGCAGGAGCACGGGGTCTCCATCTGGGACGAATGGGCCGACGCCGACGGCGATCTGGGCCCGGTCTACGGCGTGCAGTGGCGGTCCTGGCCGACGCCGGACGGCACCCATATCGACCAGATTTCGCAGGTGCTGCAGACGCTGCGCACCGATCCCGATTCCCGCCGCATGATCGTATCCGCCTGGAACGTGGCCGAATTGAATCGGATGGCGCTGGCCCCGTGCCATGCCTTCTTCCAATTCTATGTGGCCGACGGCAAGCTGTCCTGCCAGCTGTATCAGCGCAGCGCGGACCTGTTTCTGGGCGTCCCGTTCAATATCGCGAGTTATGCGCTGCTGACGCATATGGTGGCGCAGCAAACCGGGCTGCTGCCCGGCGATTTCGTATGGACCGGCGGCGATGTGCACATCTACGACAATCATGTGGCGCAGGTTCGCGAACAGTTGACCCGTACGCCGTTCCCGTTCCCGAAACTGCAACTTCGCCCGGCGCCGACCCTCTTCGATTACGCCTACGAGGACGTGGAAATCCAGGATTACCAGCATCATCCGGCCATCAAGGCCGCGGTGGCGGTGTGAGCCGGACGATCGGGCTGATCTGGGCCCAGACCCCGGACGGGGTGATCGGTCTGGACAACACCATTCCCTGGCGGGTTCCGGAGGATATGGCGCATTTCAAGGACGTCACCTGGGGCCATCCGGTGGTCATGGGCCGGCGTACCTGGGATTCTCTGCCCACCCGATTCCGGCCGCTGGACGGACGCCGAAATATTGTCGTGACGAGACAAACAGACTGGTCCGATGAAGGCGCTGACCGGGCGAGCTCGCTCGAGGATGGGCTCGAGACCAGTGGAACCGGCACCGTGTGGATCATGGGCGGCGGCGAAATCTACCGCGCCGCAATGCCGTTCGCCACCGAACTGATGATCACCGAGGTCGACTCGAATGTGGCCGGCGATTGCTATGCGCCCAGCATCGGGCCGGAATGGTCGGCGGGGGAAGACCCGTGGCGCGAGTCGTCGACAGGCTTGCGATTTCGCTTCCGCCGTTATACGAGGCACGACGTATAACGCGAACATCCCGCAAGCGCAGGGAGGTGGAAGCGCCAGTAATTCCTCGGCACGAACGGCGAATCTGCCGATCACGCCGGAAGGTGTCCGGCATACTCACGGATATCCCGGCGAAAGGCAGTCCATGGACAAGAAATCGCTGACCGCGGTCGCGCGCCAGCAGCTGAAGCTGGCCGCAACCGCCTCGAGCGGACGCAGTTCGGTGACCATCTACGGGGGCCACGCACACAGCCTCCGCCAGACGGTGATCGCCATGACGGCGGGGCAGAGCCTCGCGGAACATGAGAATCCGGGCGAGGCGACCATGGTCGTGCTCAGTGGGGTGCTGGCTCTGATCAGCGGCACCAACGAGTGGAAAGGCTCGGCGGGAGATCTACTGGTGATCCCCGACGCGCGGCACAGCGTGAAGGCCATCGACGATGTGGCCTTCCTGCTCACGGTGGCCAAATAGCGAATACCGGGCGCCGAATAGCTGACACAGGGCTACCGGGCGACCGGTATGTCCGACGCGGCCTCTAGGCTGGAGCCCATGGGTGAGCCGCAGCCGCTTCTCGATCCGCTTACGCCCGCCGCGCTCTTCCTCGTCGCGACAATCGATGAGGGCGGCGAGGCGGCGGTACGCGATCTACTCGCAGAACTACCCGGTCTGCGCCGCTCCGTCGGCTTCCGGGTACCCGGCGCGGGGCTCGGGTGTATCACGAGCATCGGTTCCGCTGCCTGGGATCGACTCTTCGCCGGGCCCAAACCCGCTGAGCTGCACGAGTTTCCGGGGTACGTCGGGGACAGGCATCAGGCTCCGGTCACACCGGGCGATCTGCTCTTC encodes the following:
- a CDS encoding thymidylate synthase, with protein sequence MSSDPRDPQSTAPRDTQYEDLLKLVLESGTPKADRTGTGTRSIFGHQLRYDLSQGFPLITTKKVHLKSIVYELLWFLRGDSNVGWLQEHGVSIWDEWADADGDLGPVYGVQWRSWPTPDGTHIDQISQVLQTLRTDPDSRRMIVSAWNVAELNRMALAPCHAFFQFYVADGKLSCQLYQRSADLFLGVPFNIASYALLTHMVAQQTGLLPGDFVWTGGDVHIYDNHVAQVREQLTRTPFPFPKLQLRPAPTLFDYAYEDVEIQDYQHHPAIKAAVAV
- a CDS encoding cupin domain-containing protein → MDKKSLTAVARQQLKLAATASSGRSSVTIYGGHAHSLRQTVIAMTAGQSLAEHENPGEATMVVLSGVLALISGTNEWKGSAGDLLVIPDARHSVKAIDDVAFLLTVAK
- a CDS encoding Fpg/Nei family DNA glycosylase, with protein sequence MPELPEIVALEQFLGVHAVGAVVGRVDVAALSVLKTFDPPVTALSGRDVTGAGHWGKHLGLDCDGLWLITHLSRGGWLRWIDQPSASPPKPGKGPLALRVHFFTPEGDTPAFDLTEAGTKKRLAVWVVADPQLVPSIARLGPDAMAVSEPEFAELLKGTSQRIKNALTDQTVLAGIGNAYSDEILHTAKLSPFATSSGLDPEQVGRLYSAMRASLSDAIARSVGQDAARLKGEKRSGMQVHGRTGLPCPVCGDTVREVAYVDKSFQYCATCQTGGKILADRRMSRLLK
- a CDS encoding dihydrofolate reductase, which translates into the protein MSRTIGLIWAQTPDGVIGLDNTIPWRVPEDMAHFKDVTWGHPVVMGRRTWDSLPTRFRPLDGRRNIVVTRQTDWSDEGADRASSLEDGLETSGTGTVWIMGGGEIYRAAMPFATELMITEVDSNVAGDCYAPSIGPEWSAGEDPWRESSTGLRFRFRRYTRHDV
- a CDS encoding DUF2630 family protein; translation: MSEQDILARIKTLVDQEHELRSQSSQGEIDPETERRQLAELEVMLDQCWDLLRQRRARLDQGRNPNEAQPNSAHQVEGYLQ
- a CDS encoding carboxylesterase/lipase family protein, with the translated sequence MVATTDITTADGIVRGSEGRRVSRWRSIPFAAPPVGDFRFRAPQPVQPWSGVRDATEFGFAAMQHRRGAQIGPRQQQPTGEDCLTLNITAPKTPSAKPRPVMVFIHGGGYFIGTSALGLYSGSRLALRGDVIVVSLNYRLGAFGYVDFSEFSTAAHPFDTNLGLRDQVAALEWVQRNIAAFGGDPANVTIFGESAGAHAVLALMAAPAAAGLFHRGIAQSPPADWGPTQADAKLFARRCLDKLGAAPGDAAEALISASPNDIRRAVDTALNEVMHTQPGLFPAAPQIDGDFLPQSITDAFTSGSAHPVPLIIGTNRDEATLFVRFDDTLPTTPDRMRWLLRQAGDGAESRVIAAYPGFPGRKVTVRMGGDFTFWRPSLAIMEAHSRYAPTYAYRFDFAPRAVQLAGFGATHALDLLPVFGATDTPVGRALTAAGGGRGFRAVTRQFQDNWLSFARTGAPLSNWPAYTEDRRATMIIDSPQRVENDPEKAKRLAWQGIHVPALV
- the cobF gene encoding precorrin-6A synthase (deacetylating), translated to MRKLYVIGIGAGDPDQVTVQAVKAMRRTDVFFLIGKGAEKQELTDVRAAIVAEYADQPHRMVQIPDPPRDRSVPGTGADTAYRGVVEDWHEARAALLEQSFADTGGVGAILVWGDPSLYDSTLRVVERVLERGRVGFEYEVIPGITSVQALAAAHRMVLHEIGEPLHITTGRRLRDEGLASGQSTLVMLDSDCSFTQVPGDDIYIWWGAYLGMPDETVIEGPLRIVEGRITRRRAALREAKGWIMDTYLLRRNG
- the pdxR gene encoding MocR-like pyridoxine biosynthesis transcription factor PdxR, producing METGSKNWGARVDSAARAPTGPSVLVDDLPFAVDRESAVPLAVQVADGLRGAATTGTLRGGDRLPSSRELATRLRVSRTVVTAAYDQLHAEGWLRGRHGSGTYLTASPQPVAERATAGQRANPLSGLLDLGAGAPCIETIDRAAWRRAWRTASDRTPLVRKDRAGEPDYREAVAEHLLRHRGLGAGGSSAVLATSGTSSAVAELAAALLRPGDVVAFEDPGYTRASGAFTAAGVRLVPIPVDADGLRVDLLPPDTKAVYCTPAHQFPLGARMPAARRIELIEFARRTGALVIEDDYDGELRYDTAPLPLLATLAPEYVVHLGTTSKILTPTLGIGWLVAAPNVVDAVLAHRELTGTGPAPAGQQVVAAFARHGDLARHLRRLRREMRLRRALVVDELRGHGLRVSGDDAGSHLVVPLDSATQEDRAIAAAREAGVYLDGLGRHHLGTRHTFGIALGYAALSRADLPVAVRSAGLALARVVHSSP